The proteins below are encoded in one region of Streptomyces cyanogenus:
- the hypA gene encoding hydrogenase maturation nickel metallochaperone HypA, which yields MHELSIATAIVEQAAEIARADGADAVSSVTVRVGELAGVVPDALHFAFEVARDGTALAGARLIVEQVPARAWCGGCAEEFAVGMPPFFWCPRCDRPSQELRGGRELEITGVAAVPAPA from the coding sequence GTGCACGAGCTGTCGATCGCGACCGCGATCGTGGAGCAGGCGGCGGAGATCGCCCGCGCGGACGGCGCGGACGCCGTGTCGTCGGTGACGGTCCGGGTCGGTGAGCTGGCCGGTGTCGTCCCCGACGCGCTGCACTTCGCCTTCGAGGTGGCCCGCGACGGCACGGCCCTCGCGGGCGCCCGCCTGATCGTGGAGCAGGTGCCGGCGCGGGCCTGGTGCGGCGGGTGTGCCGAGGAGTTCGCGGTCGGCATGCCGCCGTTCTTCTGGTGCCCGCGCTGCGACCGGCCGTCGCAGGAGCTGCGCGGTGGGAGGGAGCTGGAGATCACGGGGGTGGCGGCGGTCCCGGCCCCGGCCTGA
- a CDS encoding PP2C family protein-serine/threonine phosphatase — protein sequence MTHTTAAHTTPQPRTRTGPRRPVRTPIRRLTRSRVLLAAAPVTLMTVVALTDLLTPDWLHVSPVMAAVPVLASVLLPPWATASLSCAALAVTALLQADAGQWGRPDSDVVLFTLFVVGLTSMAACCLRGRRERQLQQVRSVAETAQRALMHPLPHRIGSLALRGVYLPAESEARIGGDFYEALHTPYGTRILVGDVRGKGLPAVGASAALLGAFRELAYRERSLTRIAERLDERARRQIAAVDGILEEGRTDSVLFTERFATALLVEFPPGEPVARLVHCGHPEPFLVRAGRVHGVLPDQPGAPLGLGDLLDTPPPVQTLPFGRGDRLLLYTDGFIEARDRRGRFLDLTARVEAHAGRPLEAMVAGLRRDLVRHVRGDLGDDAALVALERLPGRPDSPCSLPRHTGP from the coding sequence ATGACCCACACCACTGCTGCGCACACCACCCCTCAGCCCCGTACCCGCACCGGTCCCCGGCGCCCGGTCCGGACCCCGATCCGCCGCCTCACCCGGTCCCGTGTCCTCCTCGCGGCGGCCCCCGTCACCCTGATGACGGTCGTCGCCCTCACCGATCTGCTCACCCCCGACTGGCTGCATGTGTCACCGGTGATGGCCGCCGTGCCCGTGCTGGCCTCGGTGTTGCTCCCGCCGTGGGCCACGGCCTCCCTGAGCTGTGCGGCGCTGGCCGTGACCGCCCTGCTCCAGGCCGACGCCGGGCAGTGGGGGCGGCCCGACTCCGACGTCGTGCTGTTCACCCTGTTCGTGGTCGGCCTGACCTCGATGGCCGCCTGTTGCCTGCGCGGGCGCCGGGAACGCCAGTTGCAGCAGGTCCGCTCGGTGGCGGAGACGGCACAGCGGGCGCTGATGCACCCCCTCCCCCACCGGATCGGTTCGCTGGCCCTGCGCGGGGTGTATCTGCCGGCCGAGTCGGAGGCGCGGATCGGCGGCGACTTCTACGAGGCGCTGCACACGCCGTACGGCACCCGGATCCTGGTCGGCGACGTCCGGGGCAAGGGGCTGCCGGCCGTCGGGGCCTCCGCCGCGCTGCTCGGCGCCTTCCGCGAACTCGCCTACCGGGAGCGGTCGTTGACGCGGATCGCCGAGCGTCTGGACGAGCGGGCCCGGCGGCAGATCGCCGCCGTCGACGGCATCCTGGAGGAAGGCCGGACGGACAGCGTGCTGTTCACCGAGCGGTTCGCGACCGCGCTGCTGGTGGAGTTCCCGCCCGGCGAGCCGGTGGCCCGCCTCGTGCACTGCGGGCACCCCGAGCCGTTCCTCGTGCGCGCCGGGCGGGTGCACGGCGTGCTCCCCGACCAGCCCGGTGCCCCGCTCGGCCTCGGCGACCTGCTGGATACGCCACCGCCCGTCCAGACCCTGCCGTTCGGCCGGGGCGACCGGCTGCTGCTGTACACGGACGGGTTCATCGAGGCCCGGGACCGGCGCGGCCGCTTCCTCGACCTGACCGCCCGCGTCGAGGCGCACGCCGGCCGGCCCCTGGAGGCGATGGTGGCCGGTCTGCGCCGCGACCTCGTCCGCCATGTACGCGGCGACCTCGGCGACGACGCGGCACTGGTGGCACTGGAGCGACTGCCCGGCCGACCGGACTCCCCGTGCTCCCTGCCCCGGCACACCGGCCCGTGA
- a CDS encoding serine hydrolase, which produces MSSRPSRTASKAGALLASASALLSAGLLYPAPAAAATTASSGHTPAHATAAVLDLDGAGGAPVLHGEDRAYDTASIVKVDILAALLLQAQDAGRQLTARERKRAEPMIRRSDNAAADALWRQIGRASGLAAANKRLGLTSTTGGPGGKWGLTRTTASDQIRLLWAVFGTGGTVRAGSGGLDARSRAYVRTLMSQVAPEQSWGVSAAGTEDSGRALKNGWLERNTTGLWDVNSVGRVTVKGHRYLVAVLSDGSASMGDGVSLVERTARAAVT; this is translated from the coding sequence ATGTCCTCCCGCCCCTCCCGCACCGCGAGCAAGGCCGGGGCTCTGCTGGCCTCGGCATCGGCCCTGCTCTCCGCCGGCCTCCTGTACCCGGCCCCGGCCGCGGCCGCCACGACCGCATCCTCCGGGCACACCCCGGCGCACGCCACGGCGGCCGTACTCGACCTGGACGGCGCCGGCGGCGCCCCTGTGCTGCACGGCGAGGACCGGGCGTACGACACCGCCAGCATCGTCAAGGTCGACATCCTCGCGGCGCTGCTGCTCCAGGCGCAGGACGCGGGACGGCAGCTCACCGCGCGGGAACGGAAACGCGCCGAGCCGATGATCCGGCGCAGCGACAACGCGGCCGCGGACGCCCTGTGGCGGCAGATCGGCCGGGCCTCCGGGCTGGCGGCGGCCAACAAGCGCCTCGGGCTGACCTCGACGACGGGCGGGCCGGGCGGCAAGTGGGGCCTGACCCGGACCACAGCGAGCGACCAGATACGGCTGCTGTGGGCGGTGTTCGGCACCGGGGGCACGGTGCGCGCGGGCTCCGGCGGGCTCGACGCGCGGTCCCGCGCCTATGTCCGGACCCTGATGAGCCAGGTCGCACCCGAGCAGAGCTGGGGTGTCTCCGCGGCCGGCACCGAGGACTCCGGGCGGGCCCTGAAGAACGGCTGGCTGGAGCGGAACACCACGGGCCTGTGGGACGTCAACAGCGTCGGCCGGGTCACGGTCAAGGGACACCGGTACCTCGTCGCGGTCCTGTCGGACGGCAGCGCGTCCATGGGCGACGGCGTGTCCCTGGTGGAGCGGACGGCCCGGGCCGCCGTGACCTGA
- a CDS encoding NifU family protein produces MADTAVRLPDPAVEARLARLDEVLAGLETVPGPALEAVRLLTEVYGEALARVLDLAEQPLREQLADDELLGHLLVLHDLHPEPPERRAARAVEKLRPAVRERGGDLEWAGVEGRVARVRLSTGGGCGSGCGGGSGDALEAVRAAVLAVAPELESVEPVEPVAAERRPAPAFVPLSTIKRRAVPQEAR; encoded by the coding sequence ATGGCTGACACCGCGGTACGGCTGCCGGACCCGGCGGTGGAGGCGCGCCTCGCCCGGCTCGACGAGGTGCTGGCCGGTCTGGAGACCGTGCCCGGCCCGGCACTGGAGGCGGTGCGGCTGCTGACCGAGGTCTACGGCGAGGCCCTCGCCCGGGTGCTGGACCTCGCGGAGCAGCCGCTGCGGGAGCAGCTGGCCGACGACGAGCTGCTCGGGCACCTGCTGGTCCTGCACGACCTCCACCCGGAGCCGCCCGAGCGCCGGGCCGCCCGCGCGGTGGAGAAGCTGCGGCCGGCCGTGCGCGAGCGCGGCGGCGACCTGGAATGGGCCGGCGTCGAGGGGCGCGTGGCCCGGGTGCGGCTGAGCACCGGCGGCGGCTGCGGTTCGGGCTGCGGTGGCGGCTCGGGCGACGCCCTGGAGGCCGTGCGGGCCGCCGTCCTGGCGGTGGCGCCGGAGCTGGAGTCGGTCGAGCCGGTCGAGCCGGTCGCCGCGGAGCGCCGGCCGGCCCCCGCGTTCGTACCGCTGAGCACGATCAAGCGCCGGGCCGTGCCCCAGGAGGCGAGGTGA
- a CDS encoding FUSC family protein: MRGAWWSALPARTRRLGRTHCAEAARATVAAGLTWQTCTALLHTPDPYAGAVAALLIVETTVVRTASAALRYGAGCLLGVLVAVPGALYVRPGMAGLALVVFASVLLARRGFLGHHGIHVPTTALITFALVRGRHPGELVSHLAEIVLGIAFGLACSALLLPAVRVRSAERALEELRVLVARYLDGLADTVVGRGRPRDVLGPAWEQDLDRALEHARTAVDEAHESLRWNVRPAARHRRWHLDRRVLRTLSEVARELTATGRLLDAHPMAAGTSGPGTAFAQPYARLLRTTALCAYSCRGGRPHPALPATRRALTRLGTARRDPPATGAEAGRLLRHLESALSCLSAPAPAPPVRTHRALGPLRPTSRR; the protein is encoded by the coding sequence ATGCGCGGGGCATGGTGGTCCGCTCTGCCGGCACGGACGCGGCGCCTCGGCCGCACCCACTGCGCCGAGGCCGCCCGGGCGACCGTGGCCGCCGGGCTGACGTGGCAGACCTGTACGGCACTGCTGCACACGCCCGACCCGTACGCGGGGGCCGTCGCCGCACTGCTCATCGTCGAGACGACGGTGGTGCGCACGGCCTCCGCCGCCCTGCGGTACGGCGCGGGCTGTCTGCTCGGCGTGCTCGTCGCCGTACCCGGCGCCTTGTACGTCCGGCCCGGCATGGCGGGCCTGGCCCTGGTCGTCTTCGCCTCCGTGCTGCTCGCCCGGCGCGGGTTCCTCGGGCACCACGGGATCCATGTGCCGACGACCGCGCTGATCACGTTCGCCCTGGTCCGGGGCCGGCACCCCGGCGAGCTGGTCTCCCACCTGGCGGAGATCGTGCTCGGCATCGCGTTCGGCCTGGCGTGCAGCGCGCTGCTGCTCCCGGCCGTGCGGGTGCGGTCCGCCGAGCGGGCCCTGGAGGAGCTGCGGGTACTGGTGGCCCGGTATCTCGACGGACTGGCCGACACGGTCGTGGGCCGCGGGCGCCCCCGGGACGTGCTCGGCCCCGCGTGGGAGCAGGACCTCGACCGGGCCCTGGAGCACGCCCGCACGGCCGTGGACGAGGCGCACGAGAGCCTGCGGTGGAACGTACGGCCGGCGGCCCGGCACCGGCGCTGGCACCTGGACCGCCGGGTGCTGCGGACGTTGTCCGAGGTGGCGCGCGAGCTGACCGCCACGGGCCGACTTCTCGACGCCCACCCGATGGCGGCAGGCACCTCCGGTCCCGGCACCGCCTTCGCGCAGCCGTACGCCCGGCTGCTGCGCACGACCGCGCTGTGCGCCTACTCCTGCCGGGGCGGCCGGCCGCACCCCGCCCTGCCCGCGACCCGGCGGGCCCTGACCCGGCTCGGCACCGCCCGCCGCGATCCCCCGGCCACCGGCGCCGAGGCCGGCCGCCTGCTCCGGCACCTGGAGTCGGCCCTGTCCTGCCTGTCGGCGCCGGCGCCCGCCCCACCCGTCCGCACCCACCGGGCCCTCGGCCCGCTACGGCCCACCTCGCGACGATGA
- a CDS encoding hydrogenase expression protein HypE: MTTQSGTTEVQGEPSRAEAREGFDEITILWISEGMSCDGDTVSLTAAGQPSIEDVVLGLIPGLPKVNLVNKVLSPSLGGEDFLAPYRAAARGELEPFILVIEGSIPNQNIIEGDGYWTSFGNHPDTGEPQTLNEWIDDLAPRAWAVVAAGTCATFGGIHAMAGNPTGCMGLADYLGWDFKARSGLPVVNVPGCPIQPENFMETLVWVLQHAAGGAPPPPLDHMLRPQWLFGKTVHEGCDRAAYYEQADFARDYNSPKCQVKVGCWGPVVNCNVPKRGWMAGIGGCPNVGGICIGCTMPSFPDAFMPFMDEPPGGTLSTMVIRPYGAVIRRLRGLTNDMVNHEPRWRHNKRKLTSGYDPHWRA; this comes from the coding sequence ATGACCACACAGAGCGGTACCACGGAAGTCCAGGGCGAGCCCAGCAGGGCCGAGGCACGGGAGGGCTTCGACGAGATCACCATCCTGTGGATCTCGGAGGGCATGAGCTGCGACGGCGACACCGTCTCCCTCACCGCGGCCGGCCAGCCCTCCATCGAGGACGTCGTGCTCGGCCTCATCCCGGGCCTGCCGAAGGTGAACCTGGTCAACAAGGTGCTCTCGCCGAGCCTCGGCGGGGAGGACTTCCTGGCCCCGTACCGGGCGGCGGCCCGCGGTGAGCTGGAGCCGTTCATCCTGGTCATCGAGGGCTCGATCCCGAACCAGAACATCATCGAGGGCGACGGCTACTGGACCTCGTTCGGCAACCACCCGGACACCGGTGAGCCGCAGACGCTGAACGAGTGGATCGACGACCTCGCCCCCCGGGCCTGGGCGGTGGTCGCGGCGGGTACCTGCGCGACGTTCGGCGGCATCCACGCGATGGCCGGCAACCCGACCGGCTGTATGGGCCTCGCGGACTACCTGGGCTGGGACTTCAAGGCGCGCTCGGGGCTGCCGGTCGTCAACGTGCCGGGCTGTCCGATCCAGCCGGAGAACTTCATGGAGACCCTGGTCTGGGTGCTCCAGCACGCGGCCGGTGGCGCTCCCCCGCCGCCGCTGGACCACATGCTGCGTCCGCAGTGGCTGTTCGGGAAGACCGTCCACGAGGGCTGCGACCGGGCCGCGTACTACGAGCAGGCCGACTTCGCGCGGGACTACAACTCCCCCAAGTGCCAGGTGAAGGTCGGCTGCTGGGGTCCGGTCGTCAACTGCAACGTGCCCAAGCGCGGCTGGATGGCCGGCATCGGCGGCTGCCCGAACGTCGGCGGCATCTGCATCGGCTGCACGATGCCGAGTTTCCCGGACGCCTTCATGCCGTTCATGGACGAACCCCCGGGCGGCACGCTGTCCACGATGGTGATCAGGCCGTACGGCGCGGTCATCCGCCGGCTGCGCGGCCTGACCAACGACATGGTGAACCACGAGCCCAGGTGGCGCCACAACAAGCGCAAGCTGACCAGCGGTTACGACCCGCACTGGCGTGCCTGA
- a CDS encoding Rv1733c family protein encodes MTRTPPTTVAPVRLWRWRRNPLKRHSDVVEAWIVLAGWLLALVAGVFAGVVAARTSESSFAARVSQLHPVSAVLTDDSARTPAVGSGYDDGRVWAAVRWTDADGSVHTDRAKVSSGAPAGTRITVWTNQSDRVVPTPVTGAAADLQSALTGALVAPAASALVWGAGRLVRGRLIRRRMAEWDEEWKQIGPRWGNFSGGRG; translated from the coding sequence ATGACACGGACACCTCCCACGACGGTCGCCCCGGTGCGGCTGTGGCGGTGGCGGCGCAACCCGCTCAAGCGGCACAGCGACGTCGTCGAGGCCTGGATCGTTCTCGCCGGCTGGCTGCTCGCCCTGGTCGCCGGGGTCTTCGCGGGTGTGGTGGCGGCCCGGACCTCCGAGTCGTCGTTCGCGGCACGGGTGTCCCAGCTGCACCCCGTCTCCGCGGTACTCACCGACGATTCCGCGCGCACCCCGGCCGTGGGCAGCGGATACGACGACGGGCGCGTGTGGGCCGCGGTGCGCTGGACGGACGCGGACGGTTCGGTGCACACCGACCGGGCGAAGGTCTCCTCGGGCGCCCCCGCCGGCACCCGGATCACCGTGTGGACGAACCAGTCGGACCGGGTCGTGCCCACCCCCGTCACCGGAGCGGCGGCCGATCTGCAGTCGGCGCTCACCGGAGCACTCGTCGCCCCGGCGGCGAGCGCGCTGGTCTGGGGCGCCGGACGGCTGGTCCGCGGCCGGCTCATCCGGCGGCGCATGGCCGAGTGGGACGAGGAGTGGAAGCAGATCGGACCCCGGTGGGGGAACTTCAGCGGAGGCAGGGGCTGA
- a CDS encoding response regulator transcription factor, whose amino-acid sequence MSAILAPSHTEAPAPALAPRERETLRHIAAGRTYLQTARHMGLSTHTVDAYLRRIRAKFNITNTAELTRMAIALGL is encoded by the coding sequence ATGAGCGCCATCCTCGCCCCGTCGCACACCGAAGCCCCCGCCCCCGCGCTGGCTCCGCGCGAGCGGGAGACGCTCCGGCACATCGCCGCCGGCCGGACCTACCTGCAGACGGCCCGCCACATGGGACTGTCCACCCACACCGTGGACGCCTACCTGCGCCGCATCCGGGCCAAGTTCAACATCACCAACACCGCCGAGCTGACCCGCATGGCCATCGCCCTGGGTCTGTGA
- a CDS encoding TIGR03943 family putative permease subunit, producing the protein MKRPAQTLLLTLTGIGLLHVALFTDTYLRYVKPGLRPLLIASGVILLLLGLAGAAARDRHHPSGDPGHEHGHDHTGTPRVAWLLFLPALSLLLYAPPALGAYTAARANSKPVAVQKGFAPLPATSPLPLTLTDFTRRVQQDRSRAVGHRTVRLTGFVTPAGEDGGWYLTRIIFTCCAADSQTVKVRMYGTEAPPADTWLAVTGTWHPRGSLGTRTAEAALDVRDATPIAQPVNAYTDDLPLTPS; encoded by the coding sequence GTGAAACGCCCCGCCCAGACCCTGCTCCTGACACTCACCGGCATCGGCCTGCTGCACGTGGCCCTCTTCACCGACACCTACCTGCGCTACGTCAAGCCCGGACTGCGCCCGCTGCTCATCGCGTCCGGGGTGATCCTGCTGCTGCTCGGCCTCGCGGGAGCGGCCGCCCGGGACCGGCACCACCCGTCCGGGGACCCCGGTCACGAGCACGGCCACGACCACACCGGCACCCCGCGCGTCGCCTGGCTGCTGTTCCTGCCCGCGCTCAGCCTGCTGCTGTACGCCCCGCCCGCGCTCGGCGCGTACACCGCGGCCCGCGCCAACAGCAAACCCGTCGCCGTGCAGAAGGGCTTCGCCCCGCTGCCCGCGACCTCGCCGCTGCCGCTGACCCTCACCGACTTCACCAGACGGGTCCAGCAGGACCGCAGCCGGGCCGTCGGGCACCGCACCGTCCGGCTGACGGGCTTCGTCACGCCGGCCGGCGAGGACGGCGGCTGGTACCTGACCCGCATCATCTTCACCTGCTGCGCGGCGGACTCCCAGACGGTCAAGGTGCGCATGTACGGCACCGAGGCGCCGCCCGCCGACACCTGGCTGGCGGTGACCGGCACCTGGCACCCGCGCGGCTCCCTCGGCACCAGGACCGCCGAGGCGGCGCTCGATGTCCGGGACGCCACCCCCATCGCCCAGCCGGTGAACGCCTACACCGACGACCTGCCGCTCACGCCCTCCTAG
- a CDS encoding nickel-dependent hydrogenase large subunit: MTTTESRPTERKPAQLVDMSWDPITRIIGNLGIYTKIDFANREVVECHSTSSLFRGYSVFMKGKDPRDAGFITSRICGICGDNHTTCSNYAQQMAYGVKPPKLAEHITNLGEAAEYIFDHTIFQDNLVFVDFCEAMVKATNPGVLARAERTAAPRGDIHGYRTIADIMKAFNPFEGEVYKEALKVSRITREMFCLMEGRHVHPSTLYPGGVGTMPQPNTFTDYLSRLMRVIDFIKKAVAMNDDVFDFFYEALPGYEEVGKRRILLGCWGAFQNPDVVDYRYATMNEWGRAMYVTPGVIVDGQLVTNNLIDINLGLRIMLGSSFYEDWVNEEPFVTHDPLGNPVDMRHPWNQTTVPVPQKRDFEGNYSWVMSPRWYHPATGEHLALDTGGGPLARLWSTALSGLVDTPYVKATGGAIRITLPRGEKLPETTLEWRIPKWSNTLERDRARPYFIAYAAAMALQFLDEAMGMLRNGDTKVYENFEVPDESIGCGFHEAVRGVLSHHLVIRDKKIANYHPYPPTPWNASPRDIYGTPGPYEDAVQGQPIFEENGPDDFKGVDIMRTVRSFDPCLPCGVHMYMGKGKTLTTVHSPTYGANHG; the protein is encoded by the coding sequence ATGACCACCACCGAGTCCCGGCCCACAGAACGCAAACCCGCTCAGCTCGTCGACATGTCCTGGGACCCCATCACCCGGATCATCGGCAACCTGGGCATCTACACGAAGATCGACTTCGCCAACCGGGAAGTCGTGGAGTGCCACAGCACCTCGTCGCTGTTCCGCGGCTACTCGGTGTTCATGAAGGGCAAGGACCCGCGGGACGCCGGGTTCATCACCTCGCGGATCTGCGGCATCTGCGGCGACAACCACACCACCTGCTCCAACTACGCCCAGCAGATGGCCTACGGCGTCAAGCCGCCGAAGCTCGCCGAGCACATCACCAACCTCGGCGAGGCGGCGGAGTACATCTTCGACCACACGATCTTCCAGGACAACCTGGTCTTCGTGGACTTCTGCGAGGCGATGGTCAAGGCCACCAACCCCGGTGTCCTGGCCCGCGCCGAACGCACCGCCGCACCCCGCGGGGACATCCACGGCTACCGCACCATCGCCGACATCATGAAGGCCTTCAACCCCTTCGAGGGCGAGGTCTACAAGGAGGCGCTGAAGGTCAGCCGGATCACCCGGGAGATGTTCTGCCTGATGGAGGGGCGGCACGTGCACCCCTCCACGCTGTACCCGGGCGGGGTCGGCACGATGCCGCAGCCGAACACCTTCACCGACTACCTCAGCCGCCTGATGCGCGTCATCGACTTCATCAAGAAGGCGGTGGCCATGAACGACGACGTCTTCGACTTCTTCTACGAGGCCCTGCCGGGGTACGAGGAGGTCGGCAAGCGCCGGATCCTGCTGGGGTGCTGGGGTGCCTTCCAGAACCCGGACGTCGTCGACTACCGCTACGCGACGATGAACGAGTGGGGCCGGGCGATGTACGTCACGCCGGGCGTCATCGTGGACGGGCAGCTCGTCACCAACAACCTGATCGACATCAACCTCGGCCTGCGCATCATGCTGGGCAGCTCGTTCTACGAGGACTGGGTCAACGAGGAGCCGTTCGTCACCCACGACCCGCTCGGCAACCCGGTCGACATGCGTCACCCGTGGAACCAGACCACGGTGCCGGTGCCGCAGAAGCGGGACTTCGAGGGCAACTACAGCTGGGTGATGAGCCCCCGCTGGTACCACCCGGCGACCGGCGAGCACCTCGCCCTGGACACCGGCGGCGGCCCCCTCGCCCGGCTCTGGTCGACCGCGCTGAGCGGCCTCGTCGACACGCCGTACGTCAAGGCCACCGGCGGTGCCATCCGCATCACCCTGCCCAGGGGCGAGAAACTGCCGGAGACGACGCTGGAATGGCGCATCCCGAAGTGGAGCAACACCCTCGAACGGGACCGCGCCCGGCCGTACTTCATCGCCTACGCCGCCGCCATGGCGCTGCAGTTCCTGGACGAGGCGATGGGGATGCTGCGCAACGGCGACACCAAGGTGTACGAGAACTTCGAGGTGCCGGACGAGTCGATCGGCTGCGGCTTCCACGAGGCGGTGCGCGGTGTCCTCTCGCACCACCTGGTGATCCGCGACAAGAAGATCGCCAACTACCACCCGTACCCGCCCACCCCGTGGAACGCCAGCCCGCGCGACATCTACGGCACCCCGGGACCGTACGAGGACGCCGTCCAGGGCCAGCCGATCTTCGAGGAGAACGGGCCCGACGACTTCAAGGGCGTCGACATCATGCGCACCGTCCGCAGCTTCGACCCCTGTCTGCCGTGCGGCGTCCACATGTACATGGGCAAGGGCAAGACCCTGACCACCGTGCACTCGCCGACGTACGGAGCGAACCATGGCTGA
- a CDS encoding DUF5947 family protein, whose protein sequence is MTAHGALARVIRSAADRAVRDETEVCELCAARVAAEHPHLYDTGAAEVRCVCGPCSVLFADGGAGEGRYRLVPRRRLRLPPVDTGVLGVPVGLVFFVPRSDGTVTAQGPSPAGAMRWEVDAAAWQRLATAVPQLADMTPDVEALLVNTVRGLDEHWIVPVDDCYRMIALVRREWRGLSGGGRLWPAVEQFFRELTERS, encoded by the coding sequence GTGACCGCGCACGGCGCGCTCGCCCGGGTGATCCGCTCCGCCGCCGACCGGGCGGTGCGGGACGAGACCGAGGTCTGCGAGCTGTGCGCCGCCCGTGTGGCCGCGGAACACCCTCATCTGTACGACACCGGGGCCGCCGAGGTGCGGTGCGTGTGCGGACCCTGCTCGGTGCTGTTCGCCGACGGCGGGGCGGGCGAGGGCCGCTACCGGCTGGTGCCCCGGCGCCGGCTGCGGCTGCCGCCCGTGGACACCGGGGTGCTGGGTGTCCCGGTGGGGCTGGTGTTCTTCGTGCCGCGCTCCGACGGCACGGTCACCGCGCAGGGCCCGAGCCCGGCGGGGGCCATGCGGTGGGAGGTGGACGCGGCGGCCTGGCAGCGGCTGGCCACCGCGGTCCCGCAGCTCGCCGACATGACTCCCGATGTCGAGGCGCTGCTGGTGAACACCGTGCGCGGTCTCGACGAACACTGGATCGTGCCGGTCGACGACTGCTACCGGATGATCGCCCTGGTCCGCCGCGAGTGGCGGGGCCTGTCCGGTGGCGGCCGCCTGTGGCCGGCCGTAGAACAGTTCTTCAGGGAGCTGACCGAGCGGTCGTGA
- a CDS encoding permease has translation MEKTDELVGVAAVPLGPAVRRIRPWPLGAALARTAAATAVLLLAGTQWLDDPAVQAWRTVCLAITVQALPFLLLGTALSGAINAFVPADLFTRVLPKRAALAVPVAGVAGAVLPGCECASVPVAGSLIRRGVTPAAAFAFLLSAPAINPVVLTATAVAFPGNPAMVAARLLASLATAAVMGWLWLWLGREEWLRPLLRHRHTGHRHGHSRWTEFRLGFQHDFLHAGGFLVLGAMAAATFNVTVPRSVLDTFSGSPWLSVLFLAALAVLLAVCSEADAFVAASLTGFSPTARLAFLVVGPMVDLKLIALQAGTFGRAFAWRFSTATTVVAIAASVLTGGALL, from the coding sequence ATGGAAAAAACGGATGAACTGGTTGGTGTGGCGGCCGTACCCCTCGGCCCGGCCGTGCGCCGTATCCGGCCCTGGCCGCTCGGCGCCGCCCTCGCGCGCACGGCCGCCGCCACCGCCGTGCTCCTGCTGGCCGGCACACAGTGGCTCGACGATCCGGCCGTCCAGGCCTGGCGCACCGTCTGCCTGGCCATCACCGTCCAGGCGCTCCCCTTCCTGCTCCTCGGCACCGCCCTGTCCGGTGCCATCAACGCGTTCGTGCCGGCCGACCTGTTCACCAGAGTCCTGCCGAAGCGGGCAGCCCTCGCCGTACCGGTCGCCGGGGTCGCCGGCGCGGTCCTGCCGGGCTGCGAGTGCGCCTCCGTCCCGGTCGCCGGCAGCCTGATCCGCCGCGGCGTCACCCCGGCCGCCGCCTTCGCCTTCCTGCTCTCCGCGCCGGCGATCAACCCCGTCGTGCTCACGGCCACCGCCGTCGCCTTCCCCGGCAACCCCGCGATGGTCGCCGCCCGGCTGCTCGCCTCCCTCGCCACGGCGGCCGTGATGGGCTGGCTGTGGCTCTGGCTCGGCAGGGAGGAGTGGCTGCGCCCTCTGCTGCGCCACCGGCACACCGGCCACCGGCACGGACACAGCCGCTGGACCGAGTTCCGGCTCGGCTTCCAGCACGACTTCCTGCACGCGGGCGGCTTCCTGGTGCTCGGCGCCATGGCCGCCGCCACCTTCAACGTCACCGTGCCGCGCTCCGTCCTCGACACCTTCTCCGGCTCGCCCTGGCTCTCGGTGCTCTTCCTGGCCGCCCTCGCCGTGCTGCTGGCCGTCTGCTCGGAGGCGGACGCGTTCGTCGCGGCCTCCCTCACCGGCTTCTCACCGACCGCCCGGCTCGCCTTCCTCGTGGTCGGACCGATGGTCGACCTGAAGCTGATCGCCCTGCAGGCGGGTACCTTCGGCCGCGCCTTCGCCTGGCGGTTCTCCACGGCCACCACCGTCGTGGCGATCGCCGCGAGCGTCCTGACCGGAGGAGCGCTGCTGTGA